In Leptodactylus fuscus isolate aLepFus1 chromosome 2, aLepFus1.hap2, whole genome shotgun sequence, one genomic interval encodes:
- the WARS2 gene encoding tryptophan--tRNA ligase, mitochondrial — protein sequence MALSIVRGAVRSRLRTGVRTLTTAPHREAQSAAPRVFSGIQPTGIPHLGNYLGALQSWVSLQEDFTSVLYSIVDLHSITVPQDPANLRGSVLDMTACLLACGVDPDRSCLFQQSRVPEHAQLGWILGCMTSMPRLRHLPQWKMKSQNQKNEGSVGLFTYPVLQAADILLYRSTHVPVGDDQAQHLELTQDVARIFNHRYGEFFPIPKALMSTSKKIRSLRDPMVKMSKSDPQKLATVRLTDTPDEIVMKFRKAVTDCTSEVTYDPENRPGVSNLVAIHSAVSGLTPEELVQQSRGLETAQYKLVVAEAVIAKLTPIREEIQRLRGETGYLTNVLNCGTQGAREVAAPVYDTVCGMVGLR from the exons ATGGCGCTGTCCATAGTGAGGGGTGCTGTGCGGAGCCGGCTGAGGACTGGAGTCCGTACACTGACTACTGCCCCGCACCGAGAGGCCCAG AGCGCCGCCCCTCGTGTCTTTTCTGGGATCCAGCCCACTGGGATCCCGCACCTGGGTAACTACCTGGGGGCGCTGCAGAGCTGGGTGAGCCTGCAGGAGGACTTCACCTCTGTGCTTTACAGTATTGTGGACCTGCACTCCATCACTGTCCCCCAGGACCCGGCCAACCTACGGGGGAGTGTCCTGGACATGACCGCCTGCCTGCTGGCCTGTGGGGTGGACCCGGACAGGAGCTGTCTCTTCCAGCAGTCTCGG GTCCCGGAGCATGCTCAGCTCGGCTGGATTCTTGGCTGTATGACTTCAATGCCGCGGCTCCGCCATCTGCcgcaatggaag ATGAAAAGTCAGAACCAGAAGAACGAGGGGAGTGTCGGGCTGTTCACCTACCCCGTGCTGCAGGCGGCCGATATCCTGCTGTACCG GTCCACACACGTTCCTGTCGGTGATGATCAGGCGCAGCACTTGGAGCTGACGCAGGACGTGGCGCGGATCTTCAATCATCGCTACGGAGAATTCTTCCCCATCCCCAAGGCTCTGATGA GCACCTCCAAGAAGATCCGCTCCCTCCGGGACCCTATGGTGAAGATGTCAAAGTCAGACCCCCAAAAATTGGCCACGGTGCGACTGACGGACACCCCCGATGAAATAGTCATGAAATTCCGCAAGGCTGTGACGGATTGTACCTCAGAGGTGACCTATGACCCTGAAAATCGGCCGGGGGTCTCCAACCTAGTGGCTATCCATAGTGCTGTAAGCGGCCTGACCCCTGAGGAGCTGGTGCAGCAGAGCCGAGGACTTGAGACTGCGCAGTACAAGCTGGTGGTGGCCGAGGCCGTGATCGCCAAACTGACGCCCATCCGGGAGGAAATTCAAAGACTCAGGGGGGAGACGGGGTATCTCACAAACGTGCTCAACTGCGGCACTCAGGGGGCCCGGGAGGTGGCGGCTCCTGTGTATGACACAGTCTGTGGGATGGTGGGGCTCAGATGA